The region TATTCAAACGGAAATACAAATCAGAACGGAAACGATGTTCGTCGCTTTCTGTTTTTAAATCACGATTTGTAGCGGCAATTAATCTGAAATTTGATTTTTTTGGAGTCGTGTCTCCAACGGGAATATATTCGGAAGTTTCTAAAACACGCAATAATTTTGCCTGAAGATCAATTGGCATTTCGCCAATTTCATCCAGAAACAAAGTTCCGCCGTTCGCTTCTTCAATAAAACCTTTTTTGTCTTTTAAAGCTCCTGTAAAAGCTCCTTGTTTATGACCGAAAAGTTCGCTCTCTAAAATTTCCTTGCTGAATGTACTACAGTTTAAAGCCACAAAAGATTTCCCGACACGATTACTGTTTTCATGAATGGCTTGTGCAAAAACTTCTTTTCCGGTTCCGGTTTCGCCAGTCAATAAAACAGTCGAATCGGTTTTGGCCACTTTTTGCGCCAAATCAATAACTTGTTCGATTCCTTTTGATTTTCCAATAATAGTCGAAAAAGAGTATTTATCATTAATTCGTTTTTCTAACTGCTGTACTTTTTTCTGCAATTGTACTTTTTCGACAGCTTTATAAAGAAGCGGAATAATTTTATCGTTATCATCGCCTTTTACAATATAATCGAAAGCGCCGTTTTTCATGGCCTGAACACCATCCGGAATATTTCCGAAAGCCGTCAGCAGAATTACTTCTGTTAAAGGAAAACTGTTTTTTATGTTTTGAAGAAAATCGACACCGTTTCCATCAGGCAGTTTTACATCACACAAAACCACATCAATTTCGGTTTGTTCCAGTTTTTTGAAACCCGATTTTAAATCTTTTGCTTCAAAAATTTCAAATCCTTCCGATTTTATAATTCGCGCCAATAGACTTCTCAGTTTTTCTTCGTCGTCTATAATTAAAATTTTGTGTGTCATTTGCAGATAAGCTAAAACCGAATGAGTTTTTGATGTACAAATTTAGCTTTAAATCGATTTCCTTTTTGGATTCAGCGGAAATTCTTGCGAAAATTCAATTTTCAGAATCGTTCCGTTATCATTTTCCATCATTAATTTTCCATCAATATCATCACTTAATCCTCTTATTAAACTCATTCCGAAAGAGTTTGCTTTTTTATCGTTGAGGTTTGGATCAAAGCCAATGCCGTTATCAGAAATTGTCAAAACATATTGTTTTTCATCTTTCGCTTCAAGCGTAATATAAATCATTCCGGTTCGATCATCTGGAAAGGCATATTTGATAGAGTTTGTAATCGCTTCATTCAAAATCAATCCAAGCGGAACAGCCTGCGCCACATCTAATTCTAAAGGATCAATTTTTACTTCAAAACGAATTCGCTGTCCAAGCGAAAAAGATTCACGTAAATATTCGACTAATTCTTTAATATAATTCGGCATATTAATAGTCGAAATATTCTCAGAATTATACAATTTCTGATGAATCAAAGACATTGAATGAATTCGGTGCTGACTGTTTTTAATTGCCGACAAAGCCATATCATTTTCCAGATAAGCCGATTGTGAGTTAAGAAGACTAATTACCGTCTGCAGATTATTTTTTACACGATGATGAATTTCTTTCAACAGCCATTCTTTTTCGTCCAGTAAATGTCTTAATTCTGAATTGGCCTTGCTGATTTCTTTTTCTTTTATTTCTAATTTGACATTGTTTCGCTGTTTCAAACGATAACGATTGTACAATAATCCAACAGTAGCCAGAAGTAA is a window of Flavobacterium crocinum DNA encoding:
- a CDS encoding sigma-54-dependent transcriptional regulator, whose translation is MTHKILIIDDEEKLRSLLARIIKSEGFEIFEAKDLKSGFKKLEQTEIDVVLCDVKLPDGNGVDFLQNIKNSFPLTEVILLTAFGNIPDGVQAMKNGAFDYIVKGDDNDKIIPLLYKAVEKVQLQKKVQQLEKRINDKYSFSTIIGKSKGIEQVIDLAQKVAKTDSTVLLTGETGTGKEVFAQAIHENSNRVGKSFVALNCSTFSKEILESELFGHKQGAFTGALKDKKGFIEEANGGTLFLDEIGEMPIDLQAKLLRVLETSEYIPVGDTTPKKSNFRLIAATNRDLKTESDEHRFRSDLYFRLNIFEIKLPSLRERVKDIPLLANYYVKQFSEKTNKKALQIGDDFLQKLENYSWPGNIRELKNVIERSVILSNGDILTSDVLPYEMQHQAENNSKPMSAFSMQSVEKLHIQKVLNYTKGNKAETARLLEIGIATLYRKIEEYNL